CACAGAGGAGTGCTGTCAACCATCAGCAGTGCTGTTCAAAACACTGTGAGTCTGCACATATGTAACACACATCATTAGCCTTACCATGATTTACCATGATTACTGACATGTAACAAAACCAGCCGCTACACTTGATGAATCTGGAGATGCATTTGAGACAGTAATAAGTCTCGGCTGACCGCTTGTGTTTGAATCACCTAAGATGAATGAATGTTTCTTGTCCCTTCATCGTAGAAACAAATGAATTTTTCTCCTTCTTGCTTTATCAGGGAAAGTCAGTAATAACAGGAGGTCTTGATGCTTTGGAGTTCATTGGAAAGAAGACCATGAATGTCTTGGCAGAGAGTGATCCAGGTTTTAAAAAGACCAAAATACTAATGCAGAGAactgtctctctgtctcaggTAAGATGGTCAACAAATGCTCAAATAATAGTTTTCACCATGATTAATGGGTGTTGTTACCCAGCAGAGTGCCTACAACCGTCTTACCTCAGATGCTAGAAGATACAGTGGTTTTGTTGGAAATTTATGCCATGTTTtgagtgtatgtttgtgtggCACTTatctactgtatgtgtgtatgtctgcAGATGTTAAAAGAAGCGAaggaaaaggagagagagagactgagcaGTCAGATGGTCACAGAACCAACCGCCCACTATGGGATCTTGTTTGATGATTACCAAGGCCTGTCTCATCTTGAGGCACTGGAGATACTTTCCAATGAGAGTGAAGGGAGGGTTAGTAACACACACCATTTGCATTTACCCATAATACATTTGACATTTTACAGGTTCATTTTTCACTAATGATCAACTGACTGTACAGTTATCCCACtattacacagctacttatcaaataaataaacaaatggacatgaaatattagtatgaatttaaatgtgtgaagAAAAAGTCTGCTGAGTGATACTATTGACATGACAAACCTTAGTGTGGTTAcgcatttttttaaagcaaggatgcattcaattcatcaaaagtgacaacaAAAAAATTTCAGTTTCTTTAGTTCGAgagtaactgttttcaacattgattgtagaaataagaaatgtttcttgaacaccaaatcagcatattagaatgatttctgaaggatcatgtgacactgaagactagtggttgcagaaaattcagctgtcgtcacaggaataaatgacattttagagtttaaattataataatatttcagaatattactgtttttactgtatttttgatcaaataaatgcagcatatcTAATAAGTTAGACATGAAATCCTTCTCCTTTTCTTCATGTATCTCTCCTCATTTCAGGTGCAGGAATTCTTGTCCACTTTGGAGGAGGAAGATTTGGAAGTTATGAAGAAGGAGCTGATTGCAATTAAAGAGATCTTCATTACTCATGAGGAGGAGGAACCTGATGCTGCCTCAGGGGAAAACGGTGAAGTTTATTCACAAATTCAGTGTTCCACTCCTCTCTGTGAGTCTTCAAATGCCTAAACATATTTAGACAAATCCAGATCACAGTCAAATCCGGACCACAATCAAGATACTGTGCATGACAAATCAGTATTACAATTTATGCATTAATGTAGATTAATCAAGGTAAAACCTCACATTcacacctttattttttaaatccaatCATAGATTTTGTGTTCaattgaataataaataattattatggTTGTGAAATGATTTTGTAGTCTATAATTCTGATTGAAATGACCAAGTAAAACCTAATATTAGCACATCTCAATGAACAAACATTGATTTGATATGACAGGCGACTCAGTCAGAGCACTATAAATATTTCAGTCCTCCACATTTTTGCCCTTGGGTATTAAATTTACGTGATCTGTGTGTTTCAGCTGCTGATGGAGAGGAGTTTGTCAGTGTTCTTACTGAACTACTCTTTGagctccatgttgctgcaaCTCCCGACAAACTGAAcaaagtatacacacacacacacacacacactgcatatCCACatgtaacataaatgtttacCTACACTCTCCAGCACACACATATGTTATTCACAAGTATAAACACTAATTATACAGTGTGCCCTGCAGGCCCGTATAAAAGCTCATGATTGGGTGCGAGAAGCGGAGCAATCCCGGGAAGATGTCAAAAATGTTACAGAGGAATTAAAGGAAGAGAGCTCCACCACTTGCCCTGCTCCAGAAAAGgaggaagagaaagaagaagaaaagaaagagaagggAAAAGAGGGAGAGAATGAAGAAAATAATGCAAAGGATGGAAACTCGAACGCTGTTGAGGTGAGAAATGCCTTCAGCGTGTTACCACATCAGAACTATGtgaacactatatatatatatatgtgtgtgtgtgtgtgtgtgtgtgtgtgtatgaatagaaaatgatgagtagaatttttaaaagcatttaattgaaatataattgtgaaaggataaaagtattaatttcttgctTTCAGAAAATACCATTTGTATGCCATAATGAAATACCataattacattactttttatgttttaaaaaatataaatcttatgctcaccaaggctgtattttattaaaaatacagtaaaaacagtaattttgtgaaaaaatattacaatctaaaataactgttttgttctattttaatatattttaaaatgtattttattcttgTAATGCCAAAGCTGGATTGCCAGTAGCTacaactccagtcttcagtgtcacatgatccttaagaaatcattctaatattctgtgtataaatgtttatttaaatgtgtatgtttgtgtgtgtagaaGCTATATCTGTCATCAGTGGGCAGTCTTGCTGAGGTGACCGCTCGTAGTATAGAACAGCTACACAAAGTGGCCGAGTTGATTTTACACGGACAAGAGCTGGAGAAGCCAGCCAGCCAACAGGCCAGTATACTGGTCAGGTGAGTTCCTCGGTCATTTCCAGAAGATGTTATTAGACCAATCTTTTTATTAGCTGTTAAGTGACTGTTGTGTATGCTCAGGTTAACCAGTGCCATGTGTAAGGAGGTCAGATGCCTGGCCCGAAGGTTCTCGGACACATTACTGGCTGCAGGGGTGAGTCTGACTGACCTGAGCTCATTTCATTCTGAAAACATTATTGATGACATAACTGACCCCATTTAATTTCTTAATGCACGTTCATAGTCTTATTATGAATGATGTATCAGTTGATGTTATTgcgaagaaaacaaacatttgtcttcatcttttatcaaaatgtaataactaaAAGCTCAGCCTCTGTAATGACTTTACTTTTTCAGATGATATCACCAAGCGCTTTCATTTTTTATCCCTCCAACCACCTGTCACATTTCATGAACCAATCAATtcctgatttaatttttttgttgaaaatgtgGCATAACACAATGAAATTTACAGAACATACAAAAGTTTGTCAAAACAAAATCATGTCAGAAATTAAGTGTGAAATTTGACAATAGTATACGTTTCCAGCGCATTCATTTAAAGAACATTCTTTTGATGCTAGTAAGAATTTTTTCAATCTTCATTTTTCAGGACAGATCAACATTGCCCTCTTGTGGTTTGGGAACATATctgttgtattgttttatttttggtgtAGCTAGGACCAGATTTACCAGGTGGCAAATTAGAGTGAGACCACAATCCCGTAAAAGTGCCAATGAGAGTGGAAAATTCTGCAAGTGATTTACTGACAGtgcgcaaattaaagaacacagccAGCTCATTTCCATAATAACCAAGAGCAGGGCAAATTAGCAACTATCGCAGCCACATCAagtcacccaaaactgaaaattgtcTCATCATTCACTccaaaacctgtatgagtttctttcttttgttaaacataaaagaatgtattttgaagaatgagggtaaccaaacagttgctggcccccattgacatccatagtatgaaaaaataaataaataaatacaatggaagtcaactGGGATGAGATGTTTGGGCCAGtttcataatgaaatatatCCCATTATGAAAGTATATGAATTATGAAAATAGGTTGCAAATGCTGTTGCATGTGTTGTTGTcatttaactaaaactattaaaaatcagtTTCGTTAATTGAAATGTATATGTGATTgtcccaaaaatatatatacactgttatACTatcatatataaaatgtgtatacTCTTGCTTTTAGTAAAACGTATACAATTTTTGTGCTGGAGTTTAGAATTAACATCCTCcttttttctgtctctctctattTTTTGACCCTATAGAGTCAGAGAAAAGCAGAAGAAGTAAATCCTCTAGTGGACAGTGTGATGCTGGAGGTAAAACTgaatgtgatatttttttcataatgcaCAGTTAACAAATGAGGAGACTGCGAAAGGGGatttgatgatgataatgataatgactGTAGTTATGATAACGATGACCCTTCATCACTACACTGTGTGTCTCGTTTCCTCAGGGGTGTAATAGCACTACCTACATTCACAATGCATTCCAGCTGCTGTTGCCTGTTCTTCAGGTCTCGCATATCCAGACCAGCAGAACTGCGGCCAAGCCAGCCCCAGAAGCAGCATCCACAGAGTAGTGCCTGTattctctttgtgtgtgtttctgtctgtatctgtgttttgtgtttagGTATGTTGCTTCAATATGAGAGCTTACACCAAAAAGTGCAATTCTAGTCTATATATAGACTCTTACAATGAGATAATTAGGAAAATAAGATTGAAACTCCTAACTTATTTAGGAAGCTGCTTATgtatcattttttctttttttaagttacTTTACAAAAATGAAGATTATTAATCATGTGTTGTATTGTCTGAGCAGATTTGAGCAGGTCTGCAACTGCCA
The genomic region above belongs to Onychostoma macrolepis isolate SWU-2019 chromosome 01, ASM1243209v1, whole genome shotgun sequence and contains:
- the fam114a1 gene encoding protein NOXP20 isoform X2 translates to MSQGETVEDLITKPPPSLQPTASDETATVAAANTDEVQSISQLSLDTSAPDITNVAVEEHGTTKGVEEMQVHPSVEKPEGQVTECVDSVSLDPDVTQEEAQGTEPLDESKSKGWSSWGSWGKSLLTTATSTMGQGLSSVKEKAGVALRIRQSSSCEEAEEADEHSGTETAEHAHSEEVHRGVLSTISSAVQNTGKSVITGGLDALEFIGKKTMNVLAESDPGFKKTKILMQRTVSLSQMLKEAKEKERERLSSQMVTEPTAHYGILFDDYQGLSHLEALEILSNESEGRVQEFLSTLEEEDLEVMKKELIAIKEIFITHEEEEPDAASGENAADGEEFVSVLTELLFELHVAATPDKLNKARIKAHDWVREAEQSREDVKNVTEELKEESSTTCPAPEKEEEKEEEKKEKGKEGENEENNAKDGNSNAVEKLYLSSVGSLAEVTARSIEQLHKVAELILHGQELEKPASQQASILVRLTSAMCKEVRCLARRFSDTLLAAGSQRKAEEVNPLVDSVMLEGCNSTTYIHNAFQLLLPVLQVSHIQTSRTAAKPAPEAASTE
- the fam114a1 gene encoding protein NOXP20 isoform X3, which gives rise to MSQGETVEDLITKPPPSLQPTASDETATVAAANTDEVQSISQLSLDTSAPDITNVAVEEHGTTKGVEEMQVHPSVEKPEGQVTECVDSPLDESKSKGWSSWGSWGKSLLTTATSTMGQGLSSVKEKAGVALRIRQSSSCEEAEEADEHSGTETAEHAHSEEVHRGVLSTISSAVQNTGKSVITGGLDALEFIGKKTMNVLAESDPGFKKTKILMQRTVSLSQMLKEAKEKERERLSSQMVTEPTAHYGILFDDYQGLSHLEALEILSNESEGRVQEFLSTLEEEDLEVMKKELIAIKEIFITHEEEEPDAASGENGEVYSQIQCSTPLSADGEEFVSVLTELLFELHVAATPDKLNKARIKAHDWVREAEQSREDVKNVTEELKEESSTTCPAPEKEEEKEEEKKEKGKEGENEENNAKDGNSNAVEKLYLSSVGSLAEVTARSIEQLHKVAELILHGQELEKPASQQASILVRLTSAMCKEVRCLARRFSDTLLAAGSQRKAEEVNPLVDSVMLEGCNSTTYIHNAFQLLLPVLQVSHIQTSRTAAKPAPEAASTE
- the fam114a1 gene encoding protein NOXP20 isoform X1 — translated: MSQGETVEDLITKPPPSLQPTASDETATVAAANTDEVQSISQLSLDTSAPDITNVAVEEHGTTKGVEEMQVHPSVEKPEGQVTECVDSVSLDPDVTQEEAQGTEPLDESKSKGWSSWGSWGKSLLTTATSTMGQGLSSVKEKAGVALRIRQSSSCEEAEEADEHSGTETAEHAHSEEVHRGVLSTISSAVQNTGKSVITGGLDALEFIGKKTMNVLAESDPGFKKTKILMQRTVSLSQMLKEAKEKERERLSSQMVTEPTAHYGILFDDYQGLSHLEALEILSNESEGRVQEFLSTLEEEDLEVMKKELIAIKEIFITHEEEEPDAASGENGEVYSQIQCSTPLSADGEEFVSVLTELLFELHVAATPDKLNKARIKAHDWVREAEQSREDVKNVTEELKEESSTTCPAPEKEEEKEEEKKEKGKEGENEENNAKDGNSNAVEKLYLSSVGSLAEVTARSIEQLHKVAELILHGQELEKPASQQASILVRLTSAMCKEVRCLARRFSDTLLAAGSQRKAEEVNPLVDSVMLEGCNSTTYIHNAFQLLLPVLQVSHIQTSRTAAKPAPEAASTE